In a genomic window of Quercus lobata isolate SW786 chromosome 4, ValleyOak3.0 Primary Assembly, whole genome shotgun sequence:
- the LOC115985214 gene encoding uncharacterized protein LOC115985214 has product MNPEKESENEKSSSENAAPLWKYVTRLEKASVGGGNVSFRCNYCEKIFKGSYSRVKAHLLKLPKFGIQACAKVGDEYQNEMQKLEDAFEESSRRLKKPKLVSLPTDSPTSPNWDSRESSTATSHPFFPKKKGVGIGNSPLERAFNNQCREQLDCLIARTFYSAGLPFHFAKNPYWIEMIKFAANNNLAGYVPPGYNKLRTTLLQKEKAHIEKLLRAIKDTWKEKGLSIVSDGWTDVQKRPLINFMATSQKGPIFIKSIDGTKEYKDKHFIADLFLKVVGEVGPQHVVQIIIDNASVMKAAGSIVEAEYPHIFWSPCVVHTLNLALKNICAPKYSLQNENAYNECNWIAQVSDEATFIRIFITNHSMRLAIFNSYSPLKLLAVAKTRFASIIIMLKRLFQVKQNLRNMVVSEEWMSYREDDVGKAQTVRDYILNDLWWDKVEYILRFTEPIYEMLRVADTDAPILHKVYEMWDSMIENVKKEIYQHEGKEDYEESPFYDVVHNILIERWTKNCTPLHCLAHSLNPKYYTIKWIEEVRGRVAPHKDAEISVERNKCLKRIFPDPDDRQKVNVEFGLFNSLQVYDEDNMENRWNYNPMLWWSTYGSTLPILQTLALKLLQQPCSSSCAERNWSTYGFIHSMRRNRITPKRAEDLVFVHSNLRLLSRRRPEYNSGESKKWDIGGDNWDEPFGGPGLLEVAYLTLDEPEMETSIVENNDYVDDDDVVVL; this is encoded by the exons ATGAATCCTGAAAAAGAAAGTGAGAATGAGAAATCATCTTCTGAGAATGCTGCTCCTCTATGGAAATATGTTACTAGATTAGAAAAAGCAAGTGTTGGTGGTGGGAATGTTTCTTTTAGATgtaattattgtgaaaaaatttttaAGGGGTCTTATTCAAGGGTGAAGGCACACTTGTTAAAATTGCCTAAGTTTGGAATACAAGCATGTGCCAAGGTTGGAGATGAGTATCAAAATGAAATGCAGAAATTAGAAGATGCATTTGAGGAATCTTCGCGTAGATTGAAGAAGCCTAAGTTAGTGTCTTTACCAACTGATTCTCCTACTAGTCCTAATTGGGATAGTAGGGAGAGTAGTACAGCTACAAGTCAtccatttttcccaaaaaaaaaaggggttgggATTGGGAATTCTCCTTTGGAGAGGGCTTTTAACAATCAATGTCGAGAGCAATTAGATTGTCTTATTGCTAGGACATTTTACTCTGCTGGCTTACCCTTTCACTTTGCTAAGAACCCGTATTGGATTgagatgatcaagtttgcaGCTAATAATAATTTAGCGGGCTATGTTCCTCCGGGTTACAATAAATTAAGAACAACTTTGTTGCAAAAAGAGAAGGCACATATTGAGAAGTTGTTGAGGGCAATTAAAGACACTTGGAAAGAAAAGGGTTTAAGCATTGTAAGTGATGGGTGGACAGATGTACAAAAAAGGCCACTTATCAATTTTATGGCTACATCACAGAAAGGGCCAATTTTTATCAAATCCATTGATGGTACCAAAGAGTACAAAGACAAGCACTTCATTGCTGACTTGTTTTTAAAGGTTGTTGGTGAGGTTGGGCCTCAACATGTTGTCcaaattattattgataatgCGTCTGTTATGAAGGCTGCAGGATCTATTGTTGAAGCTGAATATCCTCATATATTTTGGTCACCTTGTGTTGTGCATACTCTCAATTTGgctttgaagaatatttgtGCACCTAAATACTCTTTGCAGAATGAGAATGCATATAATGAATGTAACTGGATTGCACAAGTTTCAGATGAGGCAACTTTCATTCGTATTTTCATCACAAATCATTCTATGAGATTAGcaatttttaattcatattcTCCTTTGAAGTTACTTGCTGTTGCTAAAACACGATTTGCTTCAATAATTATCATGCTTAAAAGATTgtttcaagtaaaacaaaatcttCGAAATATGGTTGTTAGTGAGGAATGGATGTCATATAGAGAAGATGATGTAGGAAAAGCTCAAACTGTGAGGGATTATATTTTGAATGATTTGTGGTGGGACAAGGTTGAATACATTCTAAGATTCACAGAACCTATTTATGAGATGCTTCGAGTGGCTGACACGGATGCACCTATTCTCCATAAGGTGTATGaaatgtgggattccatgatagaaaatgtgaagaaagaaatataCCAACATGAAGGCAAGGAAGACTATGAGGAGTCTCCATTCTATGATGTGGTACACAATATACTTATTGAACGGTGGACTAAAAATTGCACACCACTTCATTGCCTAGCCCACTCCTTGAATCCAAA GTATTATACTATTAAATGGATTGAGGAAGTTAGAGGCCGTGTTGCACCACATAAGGATGCTGAAATTTCAGTGGAGAGAAACAAGTGTCTCAAAAGGATCTTTCCTGATCCTGATGATAGGCAAAAAGTTAATGTGGAGTTTGGTTTGTTTAACTCATTACAGGTTTATGATGAGGATAACATGGAGAATAGGTGGAACTACAATCCAATGCTTTGGTGGTCAACTTATGGGTCTACTTTACCAATACTTCAAACTTTAGCTCTAAAACTTCTTCAACAGCCTTGCTCATCATCATGTGCTGAGAGGAATTGGAGTACCTATGGCTTCATCCATTCTATGAGGAGGAATAGAATTACTCCTAAACGTGCTGAAGATTTAGTGTTTGTTCATTCTAATCTTCGACTTCTTTCAAGGAGGAGGCCCGAGTACAATAGTGGAGAATCTAAGAAGTGGGACATTGGTGGAGATAATTGGGATGAGCCATTTGGAGGACCTGGGTTGCTTGAGGTTGCTTATCTCACACTAGATGAGCCAGAGATGGAGACAAGTATTGTTGAGAATAATGAttatgttgatgatgatgatgttgttgttcTTTGA